A single Brassica oleracea var. oleracea cultivar TO1000 unplaced genomic scaffold, BOL UnpScaffold32251, whole genome shotgun sequence DNA region contains:
- the LOC106322430 gene encoding uncharacterized protein LOC106322430 produces the protein SLSVGDSGITAGEGWASAPAEVPNDIKKSGSDSDITSNTLTGQTRNMAE, from the coding sequence AGCTTGTCTGTTGGTGACTCAGGCATTACTGCTGGGGAAGGTTGGGCATCGGCTCCGGCGGAGGTTCCCAATGATATTAAGAAAAGTGGTTCTGACTCTGATATTACTTCGAATACCTTAACGGGACAGACTCGTAACATGGCTGAA